The Microbacterium phyllosphaerae region GGCCATCACCGCGAATCCCGCCTGCCGCGCACGATAGGCGAGCTCGCTGATCGAGCCGTTGCCGCGTGCCACGATCCCGTGGCAGTGGCGGCCTCGGAGCGCGAAGCCGCCGGCGCGCAGCCGTGCATCGATGTCCTCAGCCTTGGCGAAGCGCGCGCCGAGCAGGTCGTCGATCACCCCACGCTGGGCGAGCAGCGACCATTCGGCGTCGCCGCCGTCGGCGATGCATCCGAAGGCCAGGGCTGTCGCGCCCTGTTCGAGAACCGTGACCCGACCGGCGGGGTGCGCGGCGCCCGGCAGAGCGAGGAGCGTGCCCCAGCGCACCCCGCGCGCCTGTACGGCCACCCTCTCGGCCGCGCTGCGGTTCCCGAGCACCTCGGCGACCGCCATTCCGAGTCCCTCGGTCGCGATCACCTCGCCTGCGAGATTCTCGAGCACGACCGGGGATCCGAGCGCTCTGGCGGTCTCGGAGACCACGACGTCGGCGGGAGCCCCCTGCAGACTCAACGCGGTGAAGAGCTCGTGCAGGTGCTGCCGTTCGCGCAGCGCCTGCGTCTGTGCGGCGATCAACGCATGATGCACCGCCTCGGTCACCGCGACGAACTTGACCTCGTGCGTGAGCGCGATGAGGGCCAGACCCACCGTGGCGCAGACGTCGACGACCGGCTGCGGAACGCTCTGACGGGCGGTCTTCAGCTCGAACACGATGCCGGCGATGCCCGCCCGATGCAGGCTCGACGCGAAGTCCCGCAGCTCGGCCTCATCGACCGGCCACCCCGCCCCGGTGGTCAGCAGCAGCTCGCCGCCGTCGAGTAGACGTGCGACTCCGACGCTGTCGGACACGTGCGCCCAGCGCACGGCGGCGCCGAGTGCGGCTCCGCCGACGATCACGTCGGGCTCGCCCTGCTGCACCGCGGCCTCTGCGAGGACGTCGGCGACCGTCAGGAAGACCGCACTCGCCGGACGATCTGTCCGATCATCGGCGATGTCGCTACGTTCTGACACCGTTCAGGCTCCTCGTGCTCTGTGATCATGGGAGGAAGTCAGCGTATCGCGCCTCGGTCAGAGTGTTCGATACGGATTCGTACCCCGAAGGAGCCCCGTGGACATCGTCCGTCACCTCATCAATGGAGCAGAGACCGCCGACGCGGCACGCACGGGTCAGGTCTTCGACCCGGCCACCGGTCAGGTCTCGAAGCAGGTCGCCTTCGCTTCCACCGCCGAGGTCGACGAGGCGATCGCCGCCGCGGCATCCGCTCTGCCCGCCTGGCGCGAGACGAGCCTCATCAAGCGGGCCGACGTGTTCTTCCGTCTGCGCCAGCTGCTCAAGGAGCGCACGCCCGAGCTCGCGGCGATCGTCACCTCGGAGCACGGAAAGGTGCTCTCGGATGCCGCGGGCGAGGTCTCGCGCGGCATCGAGAACGTCGAGTTCGCCGCCGGTCTCGTGCACCTGCTCAAGGGCGAGCGCAGCGAGCAGGTCTCGCGCGGGGTCGACGTGCACTCGGTCAAGCAGCCCGTCGGTGTCGTCGCCGCGATCACGCCCTTCAACTTCCCCGTCATGGTGCCGCTGTGGATGGTCGCCTCGGCGATCGCCTGCGGCAACACCGTGGTGCTCAAGCCGAGCGAGAAGGACCCGTCGGCCTCGATCTGGCTCGCCAAGCTCTTCCAGGAGGCGGGGCTCCCCGACGGCGTGCTCAACGTCGTGCACGGCGACAAGGAGGCCGTCGACGCTCTGCTCGAATCGCCGCGCGTGAACGCGATCAGCTTCGTCGGCTCGACGCCCATCGCCCGGTCGATCTACCAGCGCGCGGCGACCGCGGGCAAGCGTGTCCAGGCTCTCGGCGGCGCGAAGAACCACATGGTCGTGATGCCGGATGCCGACATCGACGCTGCAGCCGACGCCGCCGTCTCCGCCGCGTACGGCTCGGCCGGCGAGCGCTGCATGGCCGTGTCGGTGCTCGTCGCGGTCGGCGACATCGCCGACGACCTCGTCGCCGCGATCGCCTCGCGCATCGAGGGCCTCACGATCGGCGCCGGCACGGACGCAGCGAGCGAGATGGGCCCGCTCATCACGCGCGAGCACCGCGACCGCGTCGCCTCGTACGTGACGGGAGCCGACGCCGAGGGTGCGACCGTGGTGGTCGACGGCACGACGAAGGAGTTCGACTCGGACGGATTCTTCATCGGAGTCAGCCTGATCGACCGCGTCGCCCCCGGCATGAAGGTGTACGACGACGAGATCTTCGGCCCGGTCCTCTCGGTCGTGCGCGTCGAGACCTACGCCGAGGCCGTCGAGCTCGTCAACGCGAACGCCTACGGCAACGGCACCGCGATCTTCACACGTGACGGCGGCACCGCCCGCCAGTACGAGTTCGACATCGAGGTCGGCATGGTCGGCGTCAACGTGCCGATCCCCGTGCCGATCGGCGCCTACTCGTTCGGCGGCTGGAAGGACTCGCTGTTCGGCGACTCGCACATCTACGGCCCCGAGTCGGTGCACTTCTACACTCGGTCGAAGGTGGTCACCACTCGCTGGCCCGACCACACGCCCTCGCAGATCGACCTGGGCTTCCCGAGCAACCACTGAGCTCCCGAGCAGACAGAGAACGGAGACACGAGACATGACGAAATACACCGACCGCCACGGTGCATCCCACCCGCTGCCTGCCCCCGAGGCCGAGGCGCAGGTACGAGCGGATGACCGCGGCCACGTGTTCCACTCGTGGAGCGCGCAGGGCCTGATCGATCCGCTGCCGGTCGCCGCGGGTGAGGGCTCGACGTTCTGGGACTACGACGGCAACGCCTACCTCGACTTCTCGAGCCAGCTGGTGAACCTGAACCTCGGGCACCAGCATCCCGATCTGGTCGCCGCGATCCAGCAGCAGGCCGGACGCCTCTCGACCATCCAGCCCGCGATGGCCAACGACGTGCGAGGCGAGCTCGCCCGACTCATCGTCGAGGTCGCGCCCGAGGGCTTCGAGAAGGTCTTCTTCACGAACGGCGGCGCCGAGGCCAACGAGTACGCGGTGCGCATGGCGCGTCAGTCGACCGGTCGCCACAAGGTGCTCTCGATGTACCGCAGCTATCACGGCTCCACGTCGACCGCGATCTCGCTGACGGGTGACCCTCGTCGGTGGGCGAACGGCACTCCGGACTCGGGAGCCGTGCGCTTCTTCGGGCCGTACCTCTACCGCTCCCCGTTCCACGCCGAGACCCCCGAGCAGGAGTCCGAGCGCGCGCTCGCCCACCTCGAGCAGACGATCCAGCTCGAGGGGCCGGCGACGATCGCCGCGATCATCATCGAGACCGTGGTCGGCACGAACGGCGTACTCGTGCCGCCGCCCGGATACCTGCAGGGTGTGCGCGAGCTGTGCGACCGCTACGGCATCGTCTACATCGCCGACGAGGTCATGGTCGGGTTCGGCCGGCTCGGCGAGTGGTTCGGCATCGACGCCTACGGCGGGCGTCCCGACCTGATCACCTTCGCCAAGGGCGTGAACTCGGGCTACGTGCCGCTCGGCGGCGTCGTGATCTCCGAGCGCATCGCGAAGGCCTTCGACACCACGCCGTTCGCCGGTGGACTGACGTACTCGGGCCACCCGCTCGCGTGCGCCGCAGGCGTCGCGACGTTCGAGGTGTTCCGCCGCGACGGCATCCTCGAGCGCGTGCGCGATCTCGGCGAGCGCATCGTCGAGCCGACGCTGCGCCGCTGGGTCGACACCCACCCGAGCGTCGGAGAGGTGCGCGGCCGTGGACTGTTCTGGGCCGTCGAGCTCGTGCGCGACCCGCAGACGCGCGAGCCGCTCGTGCCGTTCAACGCGAGCGGAGCGGATGCCGCGCCGGTCGCCGCTTTCGCCGCCGCAGCGAAGAAGGCCGGCGTCTGGCCGTTCACGCACTTCAACCGCATGCACGTGGCGCCGCCGCTCGTGATCAGCGAGGACGACCTGGTGCGCGGTCTCGCCGTGCTCGACGAGGCTCTCGCCGTGGCAGACGAGGCAGCCACGAGCTGACCCTCCCGCTGCTGCGCGGTTTCAGATCAGGAATCCGCGCAGCAGCGCTTCGGACCCCGCGAGGTGATCGCGCATCGCGGCCTCGGCGACGTCGGGGCGCCCGGCCAGGATCGCCGTGACGATGCTCTCGTGCTGCTCCCCAGAGTGCTGGATGTTCCTCGGCATCAGCGGAAAGGTGTCGAGCCAGGCGTTGACGTCGGCCCGGTTCTCGGCCACGAGCGCGACGAGCGACGGGATTCCGGCGGCCTCGGCGATCGCGAGGTGCAGCAGCGTGTCGAGCCGGCGATACTCGTCGGGTCCGGCCGGCAGTGCTGCCTCGTGCCGGGCCCACAGGTCGGCGCGGGTCGCGGAATCCAGCGAGCGACTCGCTGCGGCACGCGCCGCACCGGTCTCGAGCACGCGACGGAGCCCCAGCACGTCATCGACCTCGGCCGCGGTCACGGGGCCGGCATCCGAGGGCTGCGGCAGCGGATCGGCGACGAACGTGCCGCCGTACCGCCCGCGCTTCGGCACGAGGTATCCGGTGTCTGCGAGCTCGCGGATCGCCTCGCGCACGGTGTCGCGGCTGACGCCGAACGATGCCGCAAGCTCACGCTCCGGCGGCAGCGACTCTCCGGGAGCGACGACGCCGAGGCGGATGGCCTGCACGAGGCGGGCGACCGCATCCTCGAGGGCGTTGCCGCGGCGCAGCGGCCGATAGACCGCTCGGCGCACCCCGACGAGATCGCCGTCGGAAGGGTGCTCGCTCATGCTTCTCAGCCTGTCACAGCGACATGATCCCGCTTCACAGCGGGGTGACGTAGGCGTTGGTGATGCCACCGTCGACGACGAAGGCACTGGCGGTGATGAACGACGAGTCGTCGGACGCGAGGAAGGCCACGGCGGCGGCGAGCTCGGACGGCTCTGCGAAGCGTCCCATCGGCACGTGCACGAGGCGACGCTGTGCGCGCTCCGGATCCTTGGCGAACAGCTCCTGCAGCAGCGGGGTGTTGACCGGACCAGGGCACAGGGCGTTCACGCGCACTCCCTGCCTGGCGAACTGCACGCCGAGCTCACGCGACATCGCGAGCACGCCGCCCTTCGACGCGGTGTAGCTGATCTGCGAAGTCGCCGACCCCAGCAGCGCGACGAACGATGCGGTGTTGATGATCGAGCCCCGACCGGCCGGCACCATGTGGCGAAGTGCGGCACGGCTGCAGAGGTAGACGCTCTTGAGGTTGACGTCCTGCACGCGATCCCAGGCGGGCAGCTCGGTGGTCTCGATCGAGTCGTCGTCGGCGGGCGAGATGCCCGCGTTGTTGAAGGCGATGTCGATGCGGCCGAACTCCGCGGCGACGCCGTCGAAGAGCGCGTTGACCTTCGTCTCATCGGCGACGTCGACGGGGCGGAACGCACCGCCGACCTCGGCGGCTGCCTTCTCGCCCGTGGCGGGGTCGACGTCGGCGATGACGACGAACGCGCCTTCTGCGGCGAAGCGCTGGGCGGTGGCGAAGCCGATGCCGCTGGCCCCACCGGTGATGATGGCGACGCGGTCCTTGAGGCGCTGGGTCAGATCGATGGTCATGTGTGTTCTCCGTTGCAGGGTGGTGTGCGGGTCAGGATTCGTCGGTCGCGAAGAAGACGTTCTTGGTCTCGGTGAAGTGCTCAGCGGCATCCGGTCCGAGCTCGCGCCCGAGACCCGACGCCTTCATTCCGCCGAACGGCGTCGCGTACCGCACCGACGAGTGCGAGTTCACCGACAGCACCCCGCTCTGGACTCCGCGCGACACGCGCACGGCACGGCCGAGACTCTCGGTCCAGATCGAGCCGGCGAGACCATAGGCGGTGTCGTTCGCGAGGCGGATCGCATCGGCCTCGTCGTCGAACGGCATCACCGCGACGACCGGCCCGAACACCTCCTGCTGCGCGATCCGGTCGGACGGATCGGCCAGCACCACGGCGGGGGCGAACCAGAAGCCGTCGCCCTCGGGAGCGCTGCCCCGGAACGCGATGTTCGCGTCGTCGAGGAACCCCGAGACGGTGTCGCGGTGCGCGGCCGAGATGAGCGGCCCCATGTCGGTGTCGGCGCTCGACGGGTCGCCCACCCGCCAGGCGGCGACAGCGGGCTCGAGCAGTTCGAGGAAGCGGTCGTAGACCGAGCGCTGCACGAGCAGCCGACTGCGCGCACAGCAGTCCTGACCGGCGTTGTCGAACACCGACCCCGGAACCGCAGCGACCGCCTTTTCGAGGTCGGCATCGGCGAAGACGATGTTGGCGCTCTTGCCGCCGAGCTCCAGCGTGACGGGCTTGAGCGCCCTGGCGCATCCGGCAGCGACCTCGATGCCGACCTCGGTCGACCCGGTGAACACGACCTTGCGGACATCCGGATGCTCGACGAGCCGCTGCCCGACGACCGAACCCGACCCGGTGACGACCTCGAAGAGCCCCTCGGGGAGGCCCGCTTCGAGGGCGAGCTCACCGAGCCGGATCGCCGTGAGAGGCGTGAGCTCAGCCGGCTTCAACACCACCGCGTTGCCGGCGGCGAGCGCCGGCGCGAACGCCCACGCGGCGATCGTCATGGGGAAGTTCCACGGCACGATGACCCCGACCACACCGTACGGGTCGTGGAAGGTGACGTCGAGTCCGCCCGCCACGGGGATCTGCCGACCCGACAGGCGCTCAGGATCGGCCGAGTAGTAGTTGAGCACCTGGGCGACATGACCGGCCTCCCATCGGGCGGAGCCGATCGGATGCCCCGAGTTCAGCACCTCGAGCTGCGCGAGCTCTTCCGCCGCGGCCTCGACCGTGCGCGCGAACGCACGCAGCGCATCGGCCCGAGCGACCGGGGCGAGCGCCGCCCACCGGCGCTGCGCCGCAACGGCGCGGGCGATCGCGACATCCGTCTCTCCGATGTCGGCGCGCGCGATCTCGCGGATCGCCGCACCGGTCGACGGGTTGATGACTGTGAACGCGCTCATCGGGCGTCCTCCTTCCGCCGTGCGGCGAACGCACGGGCCTGTGAGACGAGATCTGCGAAGAGCCGCCGATCCTCGGCGTTCTCCTCCGGGTGCCATTGGACGCCGACGATGTGACCGGCCGACGTGTCGACGAAGGCCTGCACGAGACCGTCGGCGGAGTGCGCCGCGGCCACGAGTCCGTCGCCGAGACGGTCGACACCCTGGTGGTGATAGCTGTGCACGCGCATCCCGGTCTCGCCGATGATCTCGGCGAGTGGGGTGTCGGTCGACACCTCGACGTCGTTCTCGGCGAAGACTCCCCCGCCGATGCGGTACTTCTCCGTGCCGAGCGATTCGGGCAGATGCTGCTGCAGGGTGCCGCCGCGTGCGACGTTCACGAGCTGCAGACCACGGCAGATCGCGAGCACCGGGATGCCGCGGCGCTCCGCCGCCTGGAACAGGGCGAGCTCCCACGCATCCCGGTCGACGCGGGCGGGGTCGGTGAGCGGATGCCGGTCCTCACCGTACAGCTCGGGCGCGACGTCGGCGCCGCCGGAGAGCACGAGACCGTGCATGCCGGAGATCGCCGCGTCCGCGGCATCCGGATCCTGGGGCGGAAGCAGAAGCGCGATGCCGCCGGAGGAGGTCACACTCGTGAGGTACTGCTCGGGCAGGAACGCCGCCCTGACGTCCCACACCCCCTGCTGTGCGCGCTCGAGATAGGTCGTGACGCCGATCAGCGGCGCGGGGTCAGAGGCGCTCGAAGCCACGGATGCGCTCCCAGTCGGTGACGGCCGCGTCGTAGGCTTCCACCTCGATGCGGGCCTGGTTCAGGTAGTGCTCGACCACGTCGTCGCCGAACGCGGCCCGCGCGACGGTCGACTCGCTGAAGAGCTTCGCCGCCTCGCGCAGGGTCGTCGGCAGATGGTCGACCGCGTCCTCGTAGGCGTTGCCGGTGAAGCGCTCGGGCAACGGCAGCTCGTTCTCGATGCCGTACAGGCCGCCCGCGATGATCGCCGAGATGCCGAGGTACGGGTTCACGTCTCCGCCGGGCACGCGGTTCTCGACCCTCAGCCCCGAGCCCGACCCGACCACGCGCAGCGCGCATGTGCGGTTGTCGATGCCCCACGCGACTCCGGTCGGGGCGAAGCTGCCCTTGGCGAAGCGCTTGTACGAGTTGATGTTCGGCGCGAACAGCAGGGTGAACTCCCGCAGTGTGGCGAGGATGCCGGCGATCCAGTGCTCCATCACGGGGCTGAAGCCGTGCTCGCCGTCTCCCGCCATGACCGGAGCACCCGACTCGTCGCGGAGCGACAGGTGGATGTGGCAGCTGTTGCCCTCGCGCTCGTTGAACTTGGCCATGA contains the following coding sequences:
- a CDS encoding CoA-acylating methylmalonate-semialdehyde dehydrogenase, yielding MDIVRHLINGAETADAARTGQVFDPATGQVSKQVAFASTAEVDEAIAAAASALPAWRETSLIKRADVFFRLRQLLKERTPELAAIVTSEHGKVLSDAAGEVSRGIENVEFAAGLVHLLKGERSEQVSRGVDVHSVKQPVGVVAAITPFNFPVMVPLWMVASAIACGNTVVLKPSEKDPSASIWLAKLFQEAGLPDGVLNVVHGDKEAVDALLESPRVNAISFVGSTPIARSIYQRAATAGKRVQALGGAKNHMVVMPDADIDAAADAAVSAAYGSAGERCMAVSVLVAVGDIADDLVAAIASRIEGLTIGAGTDAASEMGPLITREHRDRVASYVTGADAEGATVVVDGTTKEFDSDGFFIGVSLIDRVAPGMKVYDDEIFGPVLSVVRVETYAEAVELVNANAYGNGTAIFTRDGGTARQYEFDIEVGMVGVNVPIPVPIGAYSFGGWKDSLFGDSHIYGPESVHFYTRSKVVTTRWPDHTPSQIDLGFPSNH
- a CDS encoding 3-oxoacyl-ACP reductase, which translates into the protein MTIDLTQRLKDRVAIITGGASGIGFATAQRFAAEGAFVVIADVDPATGEKAAAEVGGAFRPVDVADETKVNALFDGVAAEFGRIDIAFNNAGISPADDDSIETTELPAWDRVQDVNLKSVYLCSRAALRHMVPAGRGSIINTASFVALLGSATSQISYTASKGGVLAMSRELGVQFARQGVRVNALCPGPVNTPLLQELFAKDPERAQRRLVHVPMGRFAEPSELAAAVAFLASDDSSFITASAFVVDGGITNAYVTPL
- a CDS encoding aspartate aminotransferase family protein, which translates into the protein MTKYTDRHGASHPLPAPEAEAQVRADDRGHVFHSWSAQGLIDPLPVAAGEGSTFWDYDGNAYLDFSSQLVNLNLGHQHPDLVAAIQQQAGRLSTIQPAMANDVRGELARLIVEVAPEGFEKVFFTNGGAEANEYAVRMARQSTGRHKVLSMYRSYHGSTSTAISLTGDPRRWANGTPDSGAVRFFGPYLYRSPFHAETPEQESERALAHLEQTIQLEGPATIAAIIIETVVGTNGVLVPPPGYLQGVRELCDRYGIVYIADEVMVGFGRLGEWFGIDAYGGRPDLITFAKGVNSGYVPLGGVVISERIAKAFDTTPFAGGLTYSGHPLACAAGVATFEVFRRDGILERVRDLGERIVEPTLRRWVDTHPSVGEVRGRGLFWAVELVRDPQTREPLVPFNASGADAAPVAAFAAAAKKAGVWPFTHFNRMHVAPPLVISEDDLVRGLAVLDEALAVADEAATS
- a CDS encoding gamma-glutamyl-gamma-aminobutyrate hydrolase family protein — protein: MASSASDPAPLIGVTTYLERAQQGVWDVRAAFLPEQYLTSVTSSGGIALLLPPQDPDAADAAISGMHGLVLSGGADVAPELYGEDRHPLTDPARVDRDAWELALFQAAERRGIPVLAICRGLQLVNVARGGTLQQHLPESLGTEKYRIGGGVFAENDVEVSTDTPLAEIIGETGMRVHSYHHQGVDRLGDGLVAAAHSADGLVQAFVDTSAGHIVGVQWHPEENAEDRRLFADLVSQARAFAARRKEDAR
- a CDS encoding aldehyde dehydrogenase family protein — its product is MSAFTVINPSTGAAIREIARADIGETDVAIARAVAAQRRWAALAPVARADALRAFARTVEAAAEELAQLEVLNSGHPIGSARWEAGHVAQVLNYYSADPERLSGRQIPVAGGLDVTFHDPYGVVGVIVPWNFPMTIAAWAFAPALAAGNAVVLKPAELTPLTAIRLGELALEAGLPEGLFEVVTGSGSVVGQRLVEHPDVRKVVFTGSTEVGIEVAAGCARALKPVTLELGGKSANIVFADADLEKAVAAVPGSVFDNAGQDCCARSRLLVQRSVYDRFLELLEPAVAAWRVGDPSSADTDMGPLISAAHRDTVSGFLDDANIAFRGSAPEGDGFWFAPAVVLADPSDRIAQQEVFGPVVAVMPFDDEADAIRLANDTAYGLAGSIWTESLGRAVRVSRGVQSGVLSVNSHSSVRYATPFGGMKASGLGRELGPDAAEHFTETKNVFFATDES
- a CDS encoding FadR/GntR family transcriptional regulator gives rise to the protein MSEHPSDGDLVGVRRAVYRPLRRGNALEDAVARLVQAIRLGVVAPGESLPPERELAASFGVSRDTVREAIRELADTGYLVPKRGRYGGTFVADPLPQPSDAGPVTAAEVDDVLGLRRVLETGAARAAASRSLDSATRADLWARHEAALPAGPDEYRRLDTLLHLAIAEAAGIPSLVALVAENRADVNAWLDTFPLMPRNIQHSGEQHESIVTAILAGRPDVAEAAMRDHLAGSEALLRGFLI
- a CDS encoding PucR family transcriptional regulator, with the protein product MSERSDIADDRTDRPASAVFLTVADVLAEAAVQQGEPDVIVGGAALGAAVRWAHVSDSVGVARLLDGGELLLTTGAGWPVDEAELRDFASSLHRAGIAGIVFELKTARQSVPQPVVDVCATVGLALIALTHEVKFVAVTEAVHHALIAAQTQALRERQHLHELFTALSLQGAPADVVVSETARALGSPVVLENLAGEVIATEGLGMAVAEVLGNRSAAERVAVQARGVRWGTLLALPGAAHPAGRVTVLEQGATALAFGCIADGGDAEWSLLAQRGVIDDLLGARFAKAEDIDARLRAGGFALRGRHCHGIVARGNGSISELAYRARQAGFAVMAARVDGDDVALLSVPASTGLSDEVLLRIAGPDRAVFVGPVADDVLGLLGSLRAARDLADSDRAEAGARVRRVDDRPLERLVATLRDDHRLHEHSERMLSPLIRHDRERRGDLLDVLAALVAHPGNRSAAAAASHLSRSVFYQRLTLIGDLLGADLDDGETIAALHLALLARRRTATSG